A single genomic interval of Lactococcus sp. S-13 harbors:
- the mutM gene encoding DNA-formamidopyrimidine glycosylase — protein sequence MPELPEVETVKRELEKHLLNQKIIALEATYPRMVLTGFENLQKELTGRTITGLSRRGKYLIFEFADEFRLISHLRMEGKYRLANLGEISQKHDHIAVKFADKQLVYNDVRKFGTWELLAAEQEDAYFLSKKLGPEPTYADFDCHIFAEKLQKSSKKIKPFLLEQSLVVGLGNIYVDEALWRAQIHPETQANHLTKLEVQSLHTAIIELLQEAIELGGSSIRTYSALGEPGRMQEKLQVYAKTGDPCPRCLTPIQKIKVAGRGTHFCPKCQQKRL from the coding sequence ATGCCAGAATTACCAGAAGTTGAAACCGTCAAAAGAGAGCTAGAAAAGCATCTCCTCAATCAAAAAATTATTGCTCTAGAAGCCACTTATCCTCGAATGGTTTTGACAGGTTTTGAAAACTTGCAAAAAGAGCTGACGGGACGTACAATTACAGGGCTTTCTCGGAGAGGGAAATATTTGATTTTTGAGTTTGCTGATGAATTTCGACTCATTTCACATTTGCGGATGGAGGGCAAATATCGACTGGCAAATCTTGGAGAAATCAGTCAAAAGCATGATCATATCGCTGTGAAATTTGCTGATAAACAGTTGGTTTACAATGATGTCCGCAAATTTGGCACATGGGAGTTACTCGCGGCAGAGCAGGAAGACGCCTATTTTTTGTCGAAAAAATTGGGACCTGAGCCGACATATGCTGACTTCGACTGTCACATCTTTGCCGAAAAATTACAAAAATCCAGCAAAAAAATCAAACCCTTTTTATTGGAACAAAGTTTGGTTGTAGGTCTGGGAAATATTTATGTGGACGAAGCCCTGTGGCGCGCTCAAATTCATCCAGAAACACAGGCGAATCATTTGACCAAACTCGAAGTCCAAAGCCTGCATACGGCCATAATTGAGCTACTTCAAGAAGCAATAGAACTTGGTGGTTCAAGCATCAGGACTTATAGCGCACTTGGTGAACCTGGGCGAATGCAAGAAAAACTGCAAGTCTACGCAAAGACAGGAGATCCTTGCCCCCGCTGTCTGACACCTATTCAAAAAATAAAAGTTGCCGGTCGTGGCACACATTTTTGTCCAAAATGTCAGCAAAAAAGGCTCTAA